One window from the genome of Sphaerotilus microaerophilus encodes:
- the paaC gene encoding 1,2-phenylacetyl-CoA epoxidase subunit PaaC: MTTPSITVSPDPQLQYLLRLADTCLIHAQRLAEWCGHAPILEEDIALTNLSLDLIGQSRALYSHAATVEQRLTGVTRDEDTYAFLREERDYRNPTLVELPLRRGISGPAEDFAGTVLRNLLVATLLKQVWEALSAPGGTADAELAAIAAKSLKEARYHQQHSADWVVRLGDGTEESARRLRDALQRQWPYVAELFESDAVDAAAAAAGLGPRMADLRAAWDAEINQVFTTAGLTTPKATPFRSTGRQGVHSEHMGFLLAEMQSLQRAYPGGVW, encoded by the coding sequence ATGACCACACCGTCCATCACCGTCAGCCCCGACCCGCAGCTGCAGTACTTGCTGCGCCTGGCCGACACCTGCCTGATCCACGCCCAGCGCCTGGCCGAGTGGTGCGGCCACGCGCCGATCCTGGAAGAGGACATCGCGCTGACCAACCTCTCGCTGGACCTGATCGGCCAGTCCCGCGCGCTCTACAGCCACGCCGCCACGGTCGAGCAGCGGCTGACCGGCGTGACGCGCGACGAGGACACCTACGCCTTCCTGCGCGAGGAGCGTGACTACCGCAACCCGACCCTGGTCGAGTTGCCGCTGCGCCGCGGCATCAGCGGCCCGGCGGAGGACTTTGCCGGCACCGTGCTGCGCAACCTGCTGGTGGCCACGCTGCTCAAGCAGGTGTGGGAGGCGCTGAGCGCGCCCGGCGGCACGGCCGACGCCGAGCTGGCCGCCATCGCCGCCAAGTCGCTCAAGGAGGCGCGCTACCACCAGCAGCACTCGGCCGACTGGGTGGTCCGCCTGGGCGACGGCACCGAGGAATCCGCCCGCCGCCTGCGCGACGCGCTGCAGCGCCAGTGGCCCTACGTGGCCGAGCTGTTTGAGTCCGACGCGGTCGACGCCGCTGCGGCGGCAGCCGGCCTCGGCCCGCGCATGGCCGATCTGCGTGCGGCCTGGGACGCGGAGATCAACCAGGTCTTCACCACCGCCGGGCTGACGACGCCCAAGGCGACCCCCTTCCGCAGCACCGGCCGTCAGGGTGTGCACAGCGAGCACATGGGCTTCCTGCTGGCCGAGATGCAGTCGCTGCAGCGCGCCTATCCCGGGGGCGTGTGGTGA
- the paaD gene encoding 1,2-phenylacetyl-CoA epoxidase subunit PaaD, with translation MVSQRIAAAPAETDADRAALAWAALATVMDPEVPVVSLVELGIAREARLAPDGAVEIVLTPTYSGCPATELIEQQARAAVEAAVPGPVRVLTQRAPAWTTDWISAEGRRKLREYGIAPPGPAEVHGGGESVIRFMPRAASVTCPRCDSPDTERLSAFGSTACKALYRCRACREPFEHFKPI, from the coding sequence GTGGTGAGCCAGCGCATCGCTGCCGCACCCGCTGAGACTGATGCCGACCGCGCCGCGCTGGCCTGGGCTGCGCTCGCCACGGTGATGGATCCGGAGGTGCCGGTGGTCTCGCTGGTCGAGCTGGGCATCGCCCGCGAGGCCCGGCTGGCCCCCGACGGCGCGGTGGAAATCGTCCTCACGCCGACCTACTCCGGCTGCCCGGCCACCGAGCTGATCGAGCAGCAGGCGCGCGCCGCGGTCGAGGCCGCCGTGCCCGGCCCGGTGCGGGTGCTGACGCAGCGCGCCCCGGCCTGGACCACCGACTGGATCAGCGCCGAGGGCCGGCGCAAGCTGCGCGAGTACGGCATCGCCCCACCGGGACCTGCCGAAGTGCACGGCGGTGGTGAGTCCGTGATCCGCTTCATGCCCCGGGCCGCTTCGGTGACCTGCCCGCGATGCGACAGCCCGGACACCGAGCGCCTCTCCGCCTTCGGCTCCACCGCCTGCAAGGCCCTGTACCGCTGCCGCGCCTGCCGCGAGCCTTTTGAACACTTCAAGCCGATCTGA
- the paaE gene encoding 1,2-phenylacetyl-CoA epoxidase subunit PaaE, whose protein sequence is MTRLSFHPLRVASVQPDTDEAVIVTFNCPSELRETFAYTQGQYLTLRQTLGGEELRRSYSICAGVDDATLRVGVRRVAGGRFSNWVQRELKAGDTIEVMPPQGRFFVPVEADSRRHYLGLAGGSGITPILSIMKTVLAREPGSRFTLIYGNRRQASTMFKEELEDLKNRYMTRLTLHHVFSDEFTDVPLQSGVMNREKIGEFLGGLIDAASIDHAFVCGPYQMNDEAEAALRTAGVPAERIHIERFGAPLPNATDALKHEAKPGDAPQATIVVMRDGLQREVPYRNGDASILDAIAAAGLEAPYSCKSGVCATCRCRVLEGQVRMDRNFSLEAADLAAGFVLTCQAHPLTERVLLSFDDR, encoded by the coding sequence ATGACCCGCCTGAGTTTCCATCCGCTGCGTGTGGCCTCGGTGCAGCCCGACACCGACGAGGCGGTGATCGTGACCTTCAACTGCCCGAGCGAGCTGCGCGAGACCTTTGCCTACACCCAGGGCCAGTACCTGACGCTGCGCCAGACGCTGGGCGGCGAGGAGCTGCGCCGCAGCTACTCGATCTGCGCCGGCGTGGACGACGCCACGCTGCGCGTGGGCGTGCGCCGCGTGGCCGGTGGGCGCTTCTCCAACTGGGTGCAGCGCGAGCTGAAGGCCGGCGACACGATCGAGGTGATGCCGCCGCAGGGCCGCTTCTTCGTGCCCGTCGAGGCCGACAGCCGCCGCCACTACCTGGGGCTGGCGGGCGGCAGCGGCATCACGCCGATCCTCTCGATCATGAAGACGGTGCTGGCGCGTGAGCCCGGCAGCCGCTTCACGCTGATCTACGGCAACCGCCGCCAGGCCTCCACGATGTTCAAGGAGGAGCTGGAGGACCTGAAGAACCGCTACATGACGCGGTTGACCTTGCACCACGTCTTCTCCGACGAGTTCACCGACGTGCCGCTGCAGTCCGGCGTGATGAACCGGGAGAAGATTGGTGAGTTCCTGGGCGGCCTGATCGATGCGGCGTCAATCGACCACGCCTTCGTCTGCGGCCCCTACCAGATGAACGACGAGGCCGAGGCCGCGCTGCGCACCGCCGGTGTGCCGGCCGAGCGCATCCACATCGAGCGCTTCGGTGCACCGCTGCCCAACGCCACCGATGCGCTCAAGCACGAGGCCAAGCCAGGCGACGCGCCGCAGGCCACCATCGTGGTGATGCGCGACGGCCTGCAGCGCGAAGTGCCCTACCGCAACGGCGATGCGAGCATCCTCGACGCGATCGCCGCCGCGGGGCTGGAGGCGCCGTATTCCTGCAAGAGTGGCGTGTGCGCCACCTGCCGCTGCCGCGTGCTGGAAGGCCAGGTGCGCATGGACCGCAACTTCTCGCTCGAAGCAGCGGACCTGGCGGCCGGCTTCGTGCTGACCTGCCAGGCGCATCCGCTCACCGAGCGGGTCTTGCTCAGCTTCGACGACCGCTGA
- a CDS encoding TetR/AcrR family transcriptional regulator — translation MARGRSAGYDDQREAILAQAAALFAQRSYTGTSMNEVAAACGVSKPALYHYVRDKQALLVQICLAHIERLQRLVDSVEAEGLPPEPRLRALILRFVEAYADSQNQHRVLTEDEKFLPEADRERVREGERRVVAAFARALAAVRPGEDFATLHKPLTMLLFGMINWMFTWLKPEGALSHADMAPVVADLFFGGLQAVRVPHPTPSFSPATPAIFPTPETTP, via the coding sequence ATGGCACGCGGACGTTCGGCCGGCTACGACGACCAGCGCGAGGCCATCCTCGCGCAGGCGGCGGCGCTGTTCGCCCAGCGCAGCTACACCGGTACCTCGATGAACGAGGTGGCCGCGGCCTGTGGCGTCAGCAAGCCGGCGCTGTACCACTACGTGCGCGACAAGCAGGCGCTGCTGGTGCAGATCTGCCTGGCGCACATCGAGCGGCTGCAGCGCCTGGTCGACAGCGTGGAGGCCGAGGGCCTGCCGCCCGAGCCGCGGCTGCGCGCGCTGATCCTGCGCTTCGTCGAGGCCTACGCCGACTCGCAGAATCAGCACCGCGTGCTGACCGAGGACGAGAAGTTCCTGCCCGAGGCCGACCGTGAACGCGTGCGCGAGGGCGAGCGTCGCGTGGTGGCCGCCTTCGCCCGTGCGCTGGCCGCCGTGCGGCCCGGCGAGGACTTCGCCACCCTGCACAAGCCGCTGACGATGCTGCTGTTCGGGATGATCAACTGGATGTTCACCTGGCTCAAGCCCGAGGGCGCGCTCAGCCACGCCGACATGGCACCGGTGGTGGCCGACCTGTTCTTCGGCGGCCTGCAGGCCGTCCGCGTGCCGCACCCGACGCCGAGTTTTTCCCCCGCGACCCCTGCCATCTTTCCGACCCCTGAGACGACCCCCTGA
- a CDS encoding ABC transporter substrate-binding protein — MKTKTFTNWTRTLIAGAALIAASGAALADITVGVTVSATGPAASLGIPEKNTIALMPTTIGGQKVNYVVLDDASDTTKAVGNTRRLITEDKVDVILGSTTTPNSLAMIDAVSEAQVPMISMAASARIVEPQDAKKRWVFKTPQNDIMMSLAIVSHMADNGVKKVGFIGFADAYGEGWYGEFSKAAALKGIQIVANERYARNDTSVTAQVLKLVGAQPDAVLVAGSGTPAALPANALSERGYKGKMYQTHGVANNDFLRVGGKAVEGTYLPAGPVLVADQLPANHPLKKSAQNYVQKYEAAYGKGSVSTFGAHAWDAGLLMTAAVPVALKKAQPGTPAFRAALRDALEQVKELPGAHGIFNMSAGDHLGLDQRARVMVKIEGGAWKYQP; from the coding sequence ATGAAGACCAAGACCTTTACCAACTGGACCCGCACCCTGATCGCCGGCGCCGCTCTGATTGCCGCCAGCGGCGCCGCCCTGGCCGACATCACCGTGGGCGTGACCGTCTCGGCCACCGGCCCGGCCGCCTCGCTGGGCATCCCGGAGAAGAACACCATCGCGCTGATGCCCACCACCATCGGCGGGCAGAAGGTGAACTACGTCGTGCTGGACGATGCGTCGGACACCACCAAGGCGGTGGGCAACACCCGCCGCCTCATCACCGAGGACAAGGTCGACGTGATCCTGGGCTCCACCACCACGCCGAACTCGCTGGCGATGATCGACGCCGTCTCCGAAGCGCAGGTGCCGATGATCTCGATGGCTGCGTCGGCGCGCATCGTCGAGCCGCAGGATGCCAAGAAGCGCTGGGTCTTCAAGACGCCGCAGAACGACATCATGATGTCGCTGGCCATCGTCAGCCACATGGCCGACAACGGCGTCAAGAAGGTCGGCTTCATCGGCTTTGCCGACGCCTATGGCGAGGGCTGGTACGGCGAGTTCAGCAAGGCCGCGGCGCTCAAGGGCATCCAGATCGTCGCCAACGAGCGCTACGCGCGCAACGACACCTCCGTGACCGCGCAGGTGCTCAAGCTGGTCGGCGCGCAGCCGGACGCGGTGCTGGTGGCCGGATCCGGCACGCCGGCGGCGCTGCCGGCCAACGCGCTGTCCGAACGGGGCTACAAGGGCAAGATGTACCAGACCCATGGCGTGGCGAACAACGACTTCCTGCGCGTGGGCGGCAAGGCCGTGGAGGGCACTTACCTGCCCGCCGGCCCGGTGCTGGTGGCCGACCAGCTGCCGGCCAACCACCCGCTGAAGAAGAGTGCGCAGAACTACGTCCAGAAGTACGAGGCCGCCTACGGCAAGGGCAGCGTCAGCACCTTTGGCGCCCACGCCTGGGACGCCGGCCTGCTGATGACCGCCGCGGTGCCGGTGGCGCTGAAGAAGGCCCAGCCCGGTACGCCGGCCTTCCGCGCTGCGCTGCGCGACGCGCTGGAGCAGGTCAAGGAGCTGCCCGGCGCGCACGGCATCTTCAACATGTCCGCCGGTGACCACCTGGGGCTGGACCAGCGGGCACGGGTGATGGTGAAGATCGAGGGTGGGGCCTGGAAGTACCAGCCGTAA
- the paaZ gene encoding phenylacetic acid degradation bifunctional protein PaaZ produces MTTLLQSHIAGRWLGATPAQTLRSAVNGRPVAATHAEAIDFGEAVHFARTVGLPGLLALDFQQRAARLKALAKYLVERKEQLYAVSAHTGATRADSWIDIEGGTGTLFAYASAGSNELPSGNLVHEGPALNLGKTGRFGGTHILVPRGGLAVHINAFNFPVWGLLEKFAPSFLAGMPCIGKPATATSYLTEALARLIETSGILPAGALQLVIGGTGDLLDRLDGRDVVTFTGSADTAAKLRVHPNVVRHSIPFNAEADSLNCAILAPEVTPDDAEFDLFVKEVAREMTVKAGQKCTAIRRAIVPRRHLDAVAEALRARLAKTVIGDPAVEGVRMGALASHAQVADVAEKIARLREAAEVVHDGSAGFAPLGEGVGEGAFLAPMLLRARNPLGDDTVHAVEAFGPVSTLMAYEDLDEALTLAAKGQGSLVGTLVTKDPAVAAKVIPVAAALHGRLHILDAEAAPESTGHGSPLPLLKHGGPGRAGGGEELGGIRAVHHYLQRCAVQGSPTMLAAVTGEYVRGAKRIETEIHPFRRHFEDLQIGESLLTHRRTVGEADIVAFGGISGDYFYMHFDEVAAKDSPFGKRIAHGYFVLSAAAGLFVSPAPGPVLANYGLDTLRFVKPVGIGDTIQARLTAKRKIDRQKVDAQGRGQGVVAWDVEVTNQLGELVASYDILTLVAKRG; encoded by the coding sequence ATGACGACCCTTCTCCAAAGCCACATCGCCGGCCGCTGGCTTGGCGCGACTCCCGCGCAGACGCTGCGCAGCGCCGTGAACGGCCGGCCGGTGGCGGCCACGCACGCGGAAGCCATCGACTTCGGCGAGGCGGTGCACTTCGCCCGCACGGTCGGCCTGCCCGGGCTGCTGGCGCTGGACTTTCAGCAGCGCGCGGCGCGGCTGAAGGCGCTGGCCAAGTACCTGGTCGAGCGCAAGGAGCAGCTCTACGCCGTGTCGGCCCACACCGGCGCGACCCGTGCGGACAGCTGGATCGACATCGAGGGCGGTACCGGCACGCTCTTCGCCTACGCCAGCGCCGGCAGCAACGAGCTGCCCAGCGGCAACTTGGTGCACGAGGGTCCGGCACTGAACCTGGGCAAGACGGGGCGCTTCGGCGGCACGCACATCCTGGTGCCGCGCGGCGGCCTGGCGGTGCACATCAACGCCTTCAACTTCCCCGTCTGGGGGCTGCTGGAGAAGTTCGCCCCCAGCTTCCTGGCGGGCATGCCCTGCATCGGCAAGCCCGCCACCGCCACCAGCTACCTGACCGAGGCGCTGGCGCGGCTGATCGAGACCAGCGGGATCCTGCCCGCCGGCGCGCTGCAGTTGGTGATCGGTGGCACTGGTGACCTGCTCGACCGGCTCGACGGCCGTGACGTGGTCACTTTCACCGGCTCGGCCGACACCGCCGCGAAGCTGCGCGTGCACCCGAATGTGGTGCGCCACAGCATCCCGTTCAACGCCGAGGCGGACTCGCTGAACTGCGCCATCCTGGCGCCGGAGGTCACGCCCGACGACGCCGAGTTCGACCTCTTCGTCAAGGAGGTGGCGCGCGAGATGACGGTCAAGGCCGGCCAGAAGTGCACCGCGATCCGCCGCGCCATCGTGCCGCGCCGCCACCTGGACGCGGTGGCCGAGGCGCTGCGCGCGCGACTCGCCAAGACGGTGATCGGCGACCCGGCGGTGGAGGGCGTGCGCATGGGCGCGCTGGCCTCGCACGCCCAGGTGGCCGACGTGGCCGAAAAGATCGCCCGCCTGCGCGAGGCGGCCGAGGTGGTGCACGACGGCAGCGCCGGCTTCGCGCCGCTGGGCGAGGGGGTGGGCGAGGGCGCCTTCCTTGCGCCGATGCTGCTGCGCGCGCGCAACCCGCTGGGCGACGACACGGTGCACGCGGTCGAGGCCTTCGGCCCGGTCAGCACACTGATGGCCTACGAGGACCTGGACGAAGCGCTGACGCTGGCCGCGAAGGGGCAGGGCAGCCTGGTTGGCACGCTGGTGACCAAGGATCCGGCGGTGGCGGCAAAGGTCATCCCGGTCGCCGCCGCGCTGCACGGCCGCCTGCACATCCTGGATGCCGAGGCCGCGCCCGAGTCCACCGGCCACGGCTCGCCATTGCCGCTGCTCAAGCACGGTGGCCCGGGCCGCGCGGGCGGGGGCGAGGAGCTGGGCGGCATCCGCGCCGTGCACCACTACCTGCAGCGCTGCGCGGTCCAGGGCTCGCCGACGATGCTGGCGGCGGTCACCGGCGAATACGTGCGCGGTGCGAAGCGCATCGAGACCGAGATTCACCCCTTCCGCCGCCACTTCGAGGACCTGCAGATCGGCGAGAGCCTGCTGACGCACCGCCGCACGGTGGGCGAGGCGGACATCGTCGCCTTCGGTGGCATCTCAGGCGACTACTTCTACATGCACTTCGACGAAGTGGCGGCCAAGGACTCGCCCTTCGGCAAGCGCATCGCGCACGGCTACTTCGTGCTGTCGGCGGCGGCGGGGCTGTTCGTCAGTCCAGCACCGGGGCCGGTGCTGGCCAACTACGGGCTGGACACGCTGCGCTTCGTCAAGCCGGTGGGCATTGGCGACACCATCCAGGCGCGCCTGACCGCCAAGCGCAAGATCGACCGCCAGAAGGTCGACGCCCAGGGCCGTGGCCAGGGCGTGGTGGCCTGGGACGTGGAAGTCACCAACCAGCTCGGCGAGCTGGTGGCCAGCTACGACATCCTGACGCTGGTGGCCAAGCGCGGCTGA